CCCCGGCTGCACCGCCGACTCCCCCACGAGCGGCTCCTCCTCCGTGCCAACCTTCACCGGGTGCCCGGTCTTCCTCCTCGCACACCGCACCGTCTCCACCGCCAAAACTGCCACCGCCACCGCCAAAAACGCCCCGTAAACGTACTGCTCGATGTACACGTGCCGGGCACATGGCGTGAAGTCGTCCCAGACCCACACTGCTGAGCAGTTGTGCATGTTGGTACTATGTGGTATGATATATATCTATGTCTGATACTTAAGATGTATACTTAAGATGTTGATATCCAATACCTGATACCTAATGTCTGATATCAAATGTATGATACCTGAGATGTTGATAGTTAAGGTACGTGCTATCTAAGATGTATACTTAAGATGTATACTTAAGATGTATACTTAAGATGTTGATATCCAATGTCTGGTACTTAATGCCTGATATCTAATGCCTAATATCTAATGTATAATACCTAATGTATGATATCTAAGATGTTGATACCTAATGTATGATACCTAATGTATGATACCTAAGATGTATACCTAAGATGGATACCTATGATGTATACCTATGATGTATACCTATAATGGATACCTATGATGTATACCTAAGATGTGTACCTAAGATGTTGCTATCTAATGTCTGATATCCAATGCCTGATGCCTAATTCCTAATACCAATACCAAATACTTAATGCCTGCACTTATGTGTCCGCTTCTTCCTCCACATCTCACCTTCCAAGATAGTGAAAAAATTCCAAGAAAAAACGGTGCCCCCCATTGTCTGCAGAAACAAcataaaaattttaaaaattaaagaaattaaaatttgAAGGTAAACTTACGACGAGCGAGGAGGCTTGCCGAAAACAGCCACACCCAGCAATGCCCTGATAAGGAATAGCCACAGCCAATCTGGCTATTATCAGGACCACCAGCCGCATCCATTGTTACCAAATGCCGCACTCCCGAATGGACACGCATAcatcaaaatatttacTACTCATCTACTAAACGCATCTGATTACTTTATCTCTTATTTGCTAAGCAAGATACACAAAATAACTACTCCCAGACCCTTTCCTTACTCCTCAAGAGCCTTCTCCTTAGAACCTCTGAGCAAACCGGTTCTTCTGGCTGCAATCAAACCAACCTTCTGACCGGCAACGGCACGTCTACCAATGGTAGATGGTGCACCAATATGCTGATGGTTACCACCACCGTGTGGGTGATCCACAGGGTTCATGGCAACACCTCTGTTCTTTGGCCACGAGTTTCTCTTCACTCTGTACTTGTAGAAGGCTCTTCCTGCCTTCAACATTGGCTTGTCGATTCTACCTCCACCGGCAACGATACCGATGACACCTCTGGCATCCGAAGAGATCACCTTCTTGGCTCCTGAAGGAAGCTTGACTCTGGTCTTGTTCTCATCTGGGTTGTGGCCAACGATGATAACGTAGTTTCCAGAGGTTCTTCCCAAGGCACCTCTGTCTCCAATCTTCTCCTCAACGTTGGAGGCAATTGTACCTTCTGGCATTGCACCCAAAGGAAGCACGTTTCCAACATTCAAAGTGGCCTTCTTACCACAGTAGATGAACTGTCCCGTGTACACACCCTCGTTGGCAATGAATGTCTCTTCTCTGAGCTTGTACTTGTATGGGTCTCTGAACGAAACCTTGGCCAAAGGTGCTCCTCTACCTGGGTCGTGGATAATCTGCTTCACAACACCTCTGATGTATCCGTGTCTCTCGGCGTAATCCAAGTTTCTCAACTTGGCGGCTCCCTTTCTCAACCTTGTGTGAGAGGTGAAGATGGATCCTGCACCTTTTCTCTGGTTTCTGATAACTCTACCTGTGAAATTGCCGAATTATGTTAGTATTCCTGCTTGTGCGATATCTTAATGTGTCTTTGTGTGAATTTATCCTCTCCAAGTTAATCAATGTGATGTCTGATCTTCAATAATTCTGTACTTCCAAACTGAATACTGTGAACAATACCGCCCCCTTCTGCTTTCCACTCTTCGTTCATCCCTTTCCTATCCCATCCATCTTTCCCATTGCAATCTCTCCCATCTCATTCTTACCCACCCTCTACATTATTCAAATTCACACTTCAAATTACCTCACTGTGGCCGCCATCGTGTTCAGACAACACGACCCCCTCTTTTGTAACATACCCATTATGAATTAGTGCACAAAGTAACTCGATGAACAAGATGAACTTTACTCTACCAAACCTTTAGAGCTTGAAAGTGGTACCCTTTGACCTTGAATCTTTTCACGGCTCTTACACAATACTCGcgctgaaaaaaatatccctaaaaaaatagagaaaaatTACTGCCGAGGGcagggaaaaataaaaaaatcaaaaaaaaaaaataaaaaatctTAGCTTCGTTTTCGCTCTGCGTAAGTTCCCACCAACGTCGCTCATTAATGCTTCGGGACAACTCGCGCGAAATTCCAAGACTCCCACGGCAGCTAAATCAGCTCAATCGGAAGGTGCGAGGTGtggttgaaaaaaaagtatctATAATTCCTGCACTAAAGCACCCCTCCCCTGCCGATCAGTGCTAGCCGAAATAATTACACTACTTTTACAATTCACGCTGTTCCGATCTCTATCGATCAAATTAATACACACAGTTATATTAAAACTGTTGAAGGCCGATTCAGGCCCGACTAGAAAAGATTGGTGGCATTGcaaccaaaagaagaagtggtGCTGGACAAGATGAATAAAGAACCATTTTCAGTGGTTTCTTCAAAGTAAACAGGTTATGTTGTATATTACCCTCCAGACTTTGACCTCAatcctcctccttctttgtTTCTTGCTCATCTTTATCCGTTTTTGGCATGCTATCTCTGTcctcctgcttcttttctcgTTCCCCATGCATCTTATCGGATGCCGAATCTATAGCAACCGTCACATTCAACGGTTTCCCGCGGAACTCAACACCGTTCAATTTCTCGATCGcattcttctgcttttcctcGTTGGCGAATCGCACAAACGCGATTCCTTTATTCTGTATCGGGATGTTTTGTAACTTGAATCTCTCGTACAAATACTTTGGAAGCGTCTTTCTGGGCACACGAATCCATTGCGGCTCTAAATCCTTGAAGAATTCCCTCAAATCGTTCACTGTCACGTTTCTATCAAGGTTCCCCACAAAAATTGTCGTTTTTGAAGGGGTTCCTTCCTGCAGTTTGCGaattttctcctccttaGTTTTTCGCTGTCTTCTGTACGGCTGATTGTACCTTGCTTCCATGCCTAGAGGACCTGTTCCAACctgcatcatcttcatatCGAGATTCAGCATTCCAACGTCTTCTCTTGGCTCACCTTCCTTTTTCGCATGTTCCGTGCCATTTTCGGCATCATCTTGCTCGTTTTCGTCGCTTTTTGCCCCCTCATCACTCTCATTCGGGGCATCTTCGTCTGCGTTTAAGGAATTTTCACGATGCAAATCCTCATCTTTTCCGGAATGCTTCTCTGCCTCTTTTTCAGCATATTCCCCCCTGTATCCGGCACCAAATGCCATAACTGGTGGACCGTAAAACCTACCCATCAGCTGTGGCGTGGGCTGTGGCGCAACTCCCGGATAATAGTAGCTTCCTGCTGCCTGCGGGTAGTAAACATTATTGTACATTCCTTCGGGACCTCCCGGTGAGGAAATTCGCAAATCTCCTATTTCGGGTGCACCGCCCGGCATATAGCCGTACCTGTAGAAGCTTCCGTACCCACCGCCATATCCGTTAAAGGAGTAGAAGTTCCCGCGATTTCCGCCGTTTGCATAATTGTAATTATTGTGCCGATTCCTGTTTCTGGATTGTGGAATTGCAGCTTTTGCGTAAATCTCCCTCTCGCTGATCTTCTTACCTGTAATCTCTTCAATTGCACGTGTAGCATCTTCTGCCGAGGTGTATGTAATAAATCCGTAACCCTTGGATTGAATCACCGGTTGGCTCATAAAACGGTTGAAAAACGTCTTTTTCGGGATTTCAACCGAGATAATCTTCAAATCTGGCGTCAATTCACGCACCTGGTCCTCTGTAACCGAGTATGGGAGATTTCCAACGAAAACTCGGTCCGGAATTATATCTTGCACCTCTTCCTGTTGGGTTGATGATCCACCAACCTCTGAATCCTCGCTCCCAGCTTTATCCGGCAAGGTCTTGGCCACCTCTTTTTCGCCAGCTTCAGTAATTGAACTGCTGTCCGAATTTGTGGCATGCTCTTCTTTCCCCACCGTAGCATTAGAATCtattgatgaggatgaatcCTCCGCCTGTAAAACTGTAGCCATTTATAAGTGATGCAATTGCAAATTGCCCGAAATTCCGTTCCCGAGtacttaaaaaaaaaaaggcttGGCCctgattttgaaaattaaacGTGAATCAAATGATTCGTGCCcaaggtaaaaaaaaaggagtaatgaaaaaggaaagctAAGAGATCtggaaattgaaaaagtgGCGTATATATACAGGTCAGTGTGATCAACAGAACAAGCTTATAGATATTGAGCCAAACAAAAGCAGCAGAATCAGCAGAACGAAAGTAGAAATACGAAAGTAAagtggagaagaagaaaaaagctACAAATTCAATGATTATAGGGAAACCGAAATACCCAACGTAAACGCCAGATCAATTAAGGGAGTGAGAATATTAAACGGAGAGAGAGAAGCGAATtctcaaaaagaaataaagtgGAATGATTTAACggtttaaaaaaaaaagtcaagtCAAAATGAATAGAGCTTGGAGTTTTGGTATCGTGAAATATTTAGCTGAGTTACTAATCGGGGAGAAAGCCGGAGTTAATGAGCACTGCGGAAGATAAcaacaaattcaaaaaaataaaaataaaaataaaaataaacaacTCCAGCAGCGTTAATACATCGACATATCCAAACATACACATGCACCCTTGTTCAAGTAGTCCTGGCATTGTACGCGATGTAGAGTATTTACTTGTTTTACCGCTGGTTAACAAGTAAATGACCCTGAAACCTCGTAATATTGGCCTAAATAGCAAATTCCGATAGATTACTATGAAGACAGGGGGAAGGAATGATCGGAGAATATAATTGGCTTAACCAGgcattgaaatatttcaggCAATGGATAGACCTGATGTCAATTTAAACGACCAAACTGGGAGTGCCGGCcgaaaaattatatatctcTGAAAtgagaataaataaacgATGCAAGCATCCAAAACAATGGAAATGTGAAAATTCATGCCTTTGAACAATACCAACTTTGATGGAATCCAGCTAACTGGAGGGAGCTGTAATAGTTCGTAGTCGTGATGCTTGTTAAACCAATACTTTATTTGCCTATTCCGCAATTTGcattgttttcttttcttgaatgcACCAGTTCAGGCAGAATGAAGAGACTCGTGTTCATCCCTTACTCATTGCTAGATTTCTGTTTCATTTGTTTCGCATACAATTTACTATTGCGTTTTGCAGGAGATCCCAGCAACCTTTTGTTCTATTTGGTGCCCTTTAAGGTGCTGCTTACGAGTATGCGGGATTAATCGGCATCTGATTCTTCTGGGCGcttaaccttttttttttttttttttgcgtaCAAACGAAATCCGGCGTCTACTTCAACTTAAACTTTCTAGGACTCAATAATTTGCACTCACATTATTTCAGACGCAGTAAAGCCGAGTACCGACCTTGCGTATCGGTGCATGCGATATGCCAATTAGTAGTATTTAACTTTTCCTCATGTATTTGCGCATGTTGCCCTTTGGCCGATATCTTAAAGTTAGTTTTTTCCTGCATGCCGGACATTATGTGATCCGCTTCAGATCAGTTTCGTGTCCCTACGGTTGATCCAACGGTCGAATTTCTGTTCCTCGTGTATTTTCAATGCATTCACCCTGTACGATTTGATTTTCCACCatctactttttttgaaggtgatgttgaagaagtatGGGGGCATAAATATTCGTCCAAGTTAGACGCGACGGTATTCCTACAGGTATTTGGAGCCAATCATCAAGATATTCCAACACATGTGGTTAGAGCGTTCTGCTTCATCACAAACAAACTACAGGAaccattaatattttcagcGCAAGAACAATTGATTTCTTCTGTCAATGCCTTCGCATTTAACCAAGCTGGTTATGTTGTCTCAACCTGACCCGAAGTATATCGACCTTGGTCGACCCGTCGCCCCCTCAAAATCCACCAATGAGATTTAAGAGAAAAATCATATTTTCCCCCCACCTCTCCATCCTTACACAGCCAATATCTGTATCCGCGAATACAAATTTTGGATTTTGTCAAGTGCCTGGTTGACATCAAAAAATCGACAGTCAGGTATCGACAGGTTCATAGTGTCCCATTTTACAGAGTAGTCTGATTACAGGGGATATTCCAATATTCGGCAGAACATATTCCCATATTATAATACACAGAGCATTATTTACTACAAAAATGTCGCTTATTAGAGATTTCATAGAGGCTATGGCACCATCTCATGCCTATGCAGAAGAGGTAAGTAAATTTTACAAAGAAAGCTGAAGTCAGGTGCAAAAGGgttgtttttattttgtaaaGTTGGATACGTTGAATGGATGAATTTTGTTGGAAGATGAGTGGATATGGGCATGAGTATAGAAATTTGTGAACAAGATATTAGAGAGATTTGTGGGCATGAATATAGATTTGTGGGCATGAATATAGATTTGTGAGCATGAGAATATATTTGTGAACAAGATACGGGTATAGCGATTTTTGGTTTGTGGAGTGCGATGTTGATTGGGTTCAGTTTCTGTTTTTATCGATATTCCAAAGACTACTAACACTCGTGTAAATTCTTGCAGgctgaggaagaagaggaagcagTTGAAGATGTTAAAGAAGGTGATgctgaggaagaagaagaggaggatgaagatgatgatgatgaggacgAAGATGAGGCCGTTGATCCTTTAGATGCTCTCAAAGAAGAGTGTCAAAAAACTGCTGACTGTGCAAAGAGTGTGAAGGAATTCCAGGCATGTACAGAGAGAGTGACAAAGGCCGAAGAGGATCCGGAATACGCAAATAAGGACTACAAGGAGGATTGTGTGGAGGAGTTCTTCCACTTGCAGCAGTGTGTGAACAAGTGTGCAGCTCCAAAGCTCTTTAGTCATTTGAAATGAGGGGTGGCTAACAGGCATGCCCAgtttatttaattatttattgGCTTCGAGCCGAAGGGAAGAAGCCGCATAGGAATAAATTACCAGTTAACATATATTCCAGTTATAGGGAGATGCGAGTGTAGGGGAAAGGGGAAGTGACAAACGTAGGGCAAGTATAAAGTAGGTGGATGATGTAAAGTCATGATCAAAGAGTCATGATAAAGAATATCATGATAATCAAAGAAGGTCatgataaagaaagaatgctATAATCAAAGAATCTCATGATACAAAGAAAGTAATGATCAAAGAGTCATGATAATCAAAGAATCTCATCATAATATCATCATAATCAAACCTACACAACACATTACACTATTGTCAATCACACTTAACTATTACTATACGTCTAAATACGAAACTGACCACCGCCAGTACTACCTTACTCCTTGTTGGCAGCAGCCTCTCTAGCAGCAGCTCTTGCCTTCTTGGCAAATCTGTCATTGTGCTTGGAACCCAAGACACCTCCACCCCAGTGTCTCTTGTTGTTGTCGTAAGTGTCAATGAACTGAGGGTTGATGGTAGAGATCAACTTGGCCAAAGCTGGCTCGTCCTCGGTTCTAACATCGACCAAAGCGGCAACAGTAGAGGTCTTTTGGTGGATAAGAGTTCCCAATCTGGCCTTACCCTTGACGATGGCGTATGGAACACCCATCTTTCTGCACAAAGCAGGCAAGAAAACGACCAACTCGATTGGATCGACATCGTTGGCGATCAAAACCAACTTGGCCTTCTTATTCTCGACGAGAGAAACAACGTGGTTCAAACCGTACTTGACAACGTATGGCTTTTCAGACACGTCCTCTCTCTTCTTACCCTCGGCAATGGCAGCTGCCTCCTTGGTCAAcctctccttcttctcggCAGAGGTCTCTGGTCTGTACTTGTTCAACAACTTGAAAGCCTCAGCAGCGGTGTTTCTGTCCAAAACACGCGAGAACTGGGCAATGGCAGGAGGAACCTTCAATCTCAAAGACAACACCTTCTTCTGTCTTTGCAATCTGACGTACTCTGGCCATTTCACGAATCTCGAGAGGTTTCTCTTTGGCTGGATGTCCTGTCCAATACCGTAGTTTCTTGGACGGGACTCAACAAGAGGGTTCTTGCCGCCTTTGGCGGACTTCGACTTCTTGGTTGTGAATGGAGATGCTGCGACTTTCTTAGCCTGGTACAAATGTTGGTCTTGTTAGTATTTGTTTTTGATGTTTATTCTTTGATTCGAGACTGCTGCTTGAGTATGGTGAATACATCATTCCTGTATATTTTCACTTCCTCTCTTCTCACTTCCTCTCCTCTCACTTCCTCTATTCTATTATTTCTATTCCCACTCCTCTCTTCTCACTTCCtctttctattctttctATTCCCACTCCTCTCTTCTCACTTCCtctttctattctttctATTCCCACTCCTCCTTCCTCTACACAGCCTGCCTCTCAACTCCCTCTACTTACCATCTTGTTCTGCTATGTTCTGATATTCAAACAGTAGTTCACTTTTCAGTTTCACGATACTATTCCCCTGTGGTCACGatctcttctctttccgCActcttgaatttttcatcctatttttcattcttccCTCCCCTCGCTACAccgtgaaaaaaaatgcgaaaagaaaaataaaaacttaaaaaaaaaaattcgcACCTACCCAATTTTACGTCGCAGTCATGTGACCAATCGCGGGGTTTGCGCCCTGTCATATACATTTCctcatttatttaatttatctATCTATCGAATTTCATGGCCTCACTCAGATCTCTGCAGgcatcttcaacatcatcaccaCCAAAGATGTCCAGCCCAAGAAATGTCTCGTCCTCTGTCCCCGGCCCGTTTTCTCATTATACTGCTCCCAGGCATTTCCGGTCCGCTCGTACTCGTTGTAAACATTCTGAACGATATTCTTGCGGAGCTCCACGTACACTTCGGATGCAAGGGTTTTTACCTCCTTACTGGTGTCCGGATGTTGTCCGTAGTACCTTAGTGCATCCAACACGAGGTAGTTGATGTTGATCCAAATGTGTCCCCTCCAGTAGTCCTCGCCTGTATGGAAATCGACGTCGTCTTTGGAAAGTGACCGGATGCCGTATGGGCTCCACAGTTTGTCCGGATTGCGAATATCTTTGATGACTTTCAAAAGATGCGACGAGCTTGCCGGAATGAGCCTGTGGACAAACGGCATAAGGGTGACGTAACCCTGCCGGCACTCAAACGTTTcctcatcgtcatcatccaGCGTCAAATCAGCATAGCTCTCGTTCTGAGGAGACCAGAAGCAGTCCTCGATGTTCTCGCAGATGTCATTAAGCTGTTTTGTGTATTTGTGGAAATCCTCCGTGCGGCCCAATAACTTTGCAATCGAGCTTATTGACCTGGCCATCACTGCCATCCACGACATCAAGTCCACATCCATCTCGGGCGAATCCATAGGGCATCTTGGGTAGTCGTCTAGGCCACTTGGAAGGCAGTGGTCCTCACTTCTCCCCTTCCACCTGTAAAGTTCCTCTTTATGCTTGCAGTTCTTGCCGATCTCGTCTGTTTCTGCCTTCTGTGTTCTTCTAAACCACTCATAGTGTCTCTGGAGCTTTGGGTAGATCTCTCTCGCGTATTTTCCCAAGAGTTCTGTATCCTTCAGGTACACGTCACCCATGGAAACTTGCGAATCTGCTCCTACCGAGTTTGCTCCTATCTCTTCAAGCTCAGGGTTCTCTTTCCCCAAGGCAGCCTGCTTGGCCCCAAATCCGGCACCAGATAAGCCTATTCCGGACCCCTGCTGGCTGTTTGCCAAGTCAAGAATCTCGCTGAAgagcatcatcatcgttgGAGGGTTTGCAATGTTTGGATTCTGCACCACATACTCCTTTGGAACCCTCGATCTGGCCTCCGGACCAAGTATCTGCTCCCTAGCAATCCATCCGTCACTGTCTATGAGCGAAAACCAGCTCTTCAAGATCTCCAGAGCAAGATCTGGGTCGTAGTTCAAAACGGGAATGAGCTGAAAGCCCTCATCCCAGTAAAAGCCACGCGGGAAGAATGTTCTGCTAGGAACGCAACTGAACAAACTGTACGGACCCTCGGGCTTGCCCTTTAAAGCTACTCCGGGCTCATCAAGGTTGGCCTTCCTGTCAACCATCTGATTTCCGTAGAAGTACCCGATTCCGCCCATGAGTTGCGATAGGAACTCCTCACCAAATTCTGCATATTCGCCGTTGTTGAACGGCTTCGAGAGCTGCATCTTGGCTGCAAACTTCTCCCTGATAGCCTTACTGACTGCCTCGCTTCTCCTGTCGATATCCTCAACCCTGATTGGGTCATTCGTGTCCATCATATTGAATATAACAGAGATCTCGAACGAGCCCACAAACGTCTTCTCAACCAAATGCATGTTTCCACCCTCCATTCCCGGGTTCACAAGCTGCGATATCTCCGCAGGGTGTATCTCTCGCAATTGGGTGATATTCTCAAGAGACCGCGTATTCTCCTCAAGGAGAACCTGGAAAATGTCCTTGGCCTTCCACATGTTCTCGTATGGCACCACCAATGACACGTGATGCGTTCTGGACGGGTCCCGTCTCTGGTCCTTGAGCTTGGGCAACACCAGGTGCTTGTTGATGTTCTTGCCGGACTCTTTGACATCCATCAGAAAAACTCCACCCAAAGACTCGCAGTTTCCAACAAGCTCCAGATCGTGGCCTTCAACAAACTCGGCAGACTTCTTCGCAGTCTTGAGCATCATGGCATCGTTCTTTCCTTCCACTCCGGTGTAAAGCATCAATGTATTGATCGCCATTGGGTCTTTTGGCACTCCATGTATCTGAAGTGCCCAATTCTCTCCACCTCCTCCTTTGACAAGCTTAATGTTCATTGTGAGATCCAAATTCTTGTCCTCGATCACACCCTTGCCTCCCAAGCGCGGATCATACTCCGTCCACCCGAATTTGCCCATATCATCCTCAATAACGCACTGGTGTCTCACCTCTCTAATCTGGCGATAGTCGTTGGCTCCAAACCATGATAGACCCATCATCACTCCTTTAGGCACACGTGGCCTCATTCCAACGTAAACATTTGGCCTGTAAGGTCCCCAGAGTAGTGTCTTGTCGCTCATTTTGATGTAATTGTTGTCCCTTTCGCTTGGTTCGTCACCTAAAGATCCAAACTTGATTGCTGAGATCAGTGTGATGTGAAAGAGAAGTAATGCCCAAATCAGTCTCAGTCGTTTGCTGAAATGTACAATTGGCTCTATCATTCTTCTCCCTCCGGATTCTGTTCGGCTGcctttaaaaaaatttgctGTTCCTGCCTTTTGGCCTCCTTTTTATATCCCTAACTTAGTTCAAAGACGTGATCAAACGTTCCCcgatttattttttttttttttattatcgggtgtatttttttcatctcgGTTTGTTCTCGCAATCTGCCAATCTTATTTCCCCGCGGAATTCTCTGACccaaatttattcaaatttcaTTGCTGAATCGTTCTAATTCCCCGCGTTTTGAAATGGCAGGGCAGTGCACAATACAACCCGGAACCATGTGATGGTCATTGTCGGCAACTTTGGGGCAATTCCGAATTCAGATTTAACGCAATGAGAAAACTGGTCAAAAATAGTATCTAGCTGCCTGCTTTTGGTACGAATAGACGTACTtgaatgttttttttttatctcaACATTACTTATGAATCATGATTGTAATTATTATCTCTGATTCGGCACTTCTTCGGTCCCATAATTACTTCATACTTGATCTCCTCAATTTTTCTAAAACTATTCAGTCAATTTTCATGCTATTCTATTATTAAATTATCGTACAAACGACCGTAGCCTTAACTTTTATAAACGAGTAATACACAGCACTGTCTTCTTCACCAGAATCCGACCTTCCTctttttgtgcttctttttAACTTTCCTCTTGCCTTGAGATAAACTGAAGGGTTGCGAACCAAATGAACTTATCTGTGATGATGCCGGGATAGAGGAAACTTGAGATGCCGATTTCTGGCTTGAAACAATATTAATATCGGGCTCCATAGATTGCTGTGAACTTGACAATACTGTTCCTTGTGACAGGGAGCTTTGAGAAAGTTGTGTTTTCGGAAATGTTTTAGTAGTTAGCAACCTTCTTTTGCGGTGGCTTTTTGGTCTAGTCCTTGCCAAATTCTGCGAACTTGCCACGTTGAGTCCGgaaatatcaatattttccgAACCCTCGTCATATTTCGTAGGTAATGACATATCATACTCAAAAGATTCCACGAGATTTCGGATATCTTTTGGTAAATGTGAGCAATTCTTCTCAATTTCGTCTTCATGCTGATCCAGTACCTGTAAGCTGTTTGTAGGGCTGATATGTATTAAGCTTGTCATCAAGGATGGTAGAAAGCCAGTAAGATCACGGCTAAATCcggaaaagaagctttgCAAATCATTGCAGAGATTTTCAGCTGCATCTTCCGTCACAGGTTCATTCTTGTAGCATTTAGAAACTATCCATGTGTTTGGGGAACTCGTAATCTCGGCATCTCCTTGTATAAAGCCCAAAAGTTTACCAAGTTGAGCCTTAAACACCAAATGAAATGCATTAAAGTCACCAACAGCTCCTCTGGGAATTTCCAGCATCTCGTTTAACGGTAATGGGGTTGGAGTGCTCACATATTCCCGAAAGAGCAACTTGTCAATGTTATACTGCAAGTCGCATTCATCGTATTCTTCTGTATTCCGAATGAGCTTCAGGTACAACGATGAGCAGTCAATGGGCACTTTAATATCGAGATTTGGATTCAAATTTTCGATTTTAGGAGTAATAAAGCTTCCAGGATCTGTTGGAAAGAGATCGCATTTGGCCGAATCCGAGAGCTGAAACAAACATGTTGATATTTCCAAATCCTTGGTAATATTATAGCTAACAAACATGTCACTTGCGGTCCAATGAAGAAGTACTAGGGAATTAATGGGGTCGGATGCATGTGGAATGAAGTATGTTGGTTGTCCAACCAACTTGGGAATAGCAAAGCCACTATCATCTCTGATAATCTCCAATTGTAAGACATAGCAGAAGTTTCGGATTCTGGAATGTGCAACACATAGGTAATTCTCGTGATCCTTGATATCCAAGGTAGTTATTTGTAGG
This sequence is a window from Brettanomyces bruxellensis chromosome 5, complete sequence. Protein-coding genes within it:
- the RPL2_1 gene encoding 60S ribosomal protein L2; its protein translation is MGRVIRNQRKGAGSIFTSHTRLRKGAAKLRNLDYAERHGYIRGVVKQIIHDPGRGAPLAKVSFRDPYKYKLREETFIANEGVYTGQFIYCGKKATLNVGNVLPLGAMPEGTIASNVEEKIGDRGALGRTSGNYVIIVGHNPDENKTRVKLPSGAKKVISSDARGVIGIVAGGGRIDKPMLKAGRAFYKYRVKRNSWPKNRGVAMNPVDHPHGGGNHQHIGAPSTIGRRAVAGQKVGLIAARRTGLLRGSKEKALEE
- the RPL8B_1 gene encoding 60S ribosomal protein L8B, with amino-acid sequence MAKKVAASPFTTKKSKSAKGGKNPLVESRPRNYGIGQDIQPKRNLSRFVKWPEYVRLQRQKKVLSLRLKVPPAIAQFSRVLDRNTAAEAFKLLNKYRPETSAEKKERLTKEAAAIAEGKKREDVSEKPYVVKYGLNHVVSLVENKKAKLVLIANDVDPIELVVFLPALCRKMGVPYAIVKGKARLGTLIHQKTSTVAALVDVRTEDEPALAKLISTINPQFIDTYDNNKRHWGGGVLGSKHNDRFAKKARAAAREAAANKE
- a CDS encoding uncharacterized protein (SECRETED:SignalP(1-28)) produces the protein MIEPIVHFSKRLRLIWALLLFHITLISAIKFGSLGDEPSERDNNYIKMSDKTLLWGPYRPNVYVGMRPRVPKGVMMGLSWFGANDYRQIREVRHQCVIEDDMGKFGWTEYDPRLGGKGVIEDKNLDLTMNIKLVKGGGGENWALQIHGVPKDPMAINTLMLYTGVEGKNDAMMLKTAKKSAEFVEGHDLELVGNCESLGGVFLMDVKESGKNINKHLVLPKLKDQRRDPSRTHHVSLVVPYENMWKAKDIFQVLLEENTRSLENITQLREIHPAEISQLVNPGMEGGNMHLVEKTFVGSFEISVIFNMMDTNDPIRVEDIDRRSEAVSKAIREKFAAKMQLSKPFNNGEYAEFGEEFLSQLMGGIGYFYGNQMVDRKANLDEPGVALKGKPEGPYSLFSCVPSRTFFPRGFYWDEGFQLIPVLNYDPDLALEILKSWFSLIDSDGWIAREQILGPEARSRVPKEYVVQNPNIANPPTMMMLFSEILDLANSQQGSGIGLSGAGFGAKQAALGKENPELEEIGANSVGADSQVSMGDVYLKDTELLGKYAREIYPKLQRHYEWFRRTQKAETDEIGKNCKHKEELYRWKGRSEDHCLPSGLDDYPRCPMDSPEMDVDLMSWMAVMARSISSIAKLLGRTEDFHKYTKQLNDICENIEDCFWSPQNESYADLTLDDDDEETFECRQGYVTLMPFVHRLIPASSSHLLKVIKDIRNPDKLWSPYGIRSLSKDDVDFHTGEDYWRGHIWININYLVLDALRYYGQHPDTSKEVKTLASEVYVELRKNIVQNVYNEYERTGNAWEQYNEKTGRGQRTRHFLGWTSLVVMMLKMPAEI